The genomic region ATCTTTACCTCTTTACCTCTTTACCTCTTTACCCCTACTAATAAACCACGtagtgcttctggtcgtacgtcgtcgcCATTTTTATAAAAAAGTCCCTTTGCTTTTCGAAAATAGAACCCGCAGTCCTTTCTTTAGTGAATCTGGAAAAACGCTTCGGTTTTACAAAAACGACCCTACGTTTGTTTGATATTCAGTCCGCGGTCCCTGATTCATCTTATCCAAAACTCCTCCCTTTCCAGCGACGGCAGCGATGGCGGAGCACGAGCAGGTGAGGGCGGCGCCTTCGTCGGACGGCTAGCCGCGGCGGAGGAGAAGGCGGACGCCATGGGTGCGGCTAcagacgaggcggaggagaaggcggACGCCGTGGGCTTGCTGCACGGCTACagccgaggcggaggagaaggcggACGCCGTGGGCGTTCATGGAGGATGGTACGCCGGCCGCGTCAAGTCCCCTGCCCCCGGCCGCCGGCGCCTGTTCTCGGCCTCCATCGCCCGGAGGCGTGCCCCTGCTGTCGGCCTTCGCGTCTGCTTCGTCTGCATCACGCCAGCGTCGCCCTCGTCGTCGCGGCGTTCTTCTGCTTCCGGCGTCGCCCCGTCGCCCATGCGCCGAGTTCTGCTGCGGCCTCTGTTCTTCCGCAACGAGTAGCAGCAGGTCGTCTGCGGTTGCGGCAGCGGTGTAGGCGAGCGAGGCAGAGGAGCGTTCAACACCGGCGTCGAGGGCAAGGTAGGCCGGGTGCAGTGTCCTCCGGCGTGTGGTGGCGCATTTGTACGGCGCAGGAGGCTGGGCGCGTCGATTCGGGTGAGGGGAGTGGGGTCCAGATCTGGTCGAGGACGGggcaaccggcggcggcggcgtggctgaCGCTGGACGGAGAGAGAGGCAGAGCAAGGCACGCCGAATCGCTGGATGGCGCACCTCCCCTAGCCTCCTTCCTCTCCCGGTCGTTGGGGAAGCAGGACGGCCACCTCTGCTGGACGCCCTTCCCTGGTCGACGACGAGCGATGCGGGCTGACACGATGGCGCCCTTCCGTTGTGGAGTATCGTACTAGGACGACGGCGGTTAAGGTCAACGCCCTGCTCGACGCCCCCATCTGTTGCTCGATGCGCCCATCCCCTCGCTGGTTGAGCTCAACGCCACCTTGCTCTGCCTCCGGCAGTCATTTCATCCAATCTGGCTGGTCCGCTCCCCACCTCGGCGGCTCCTTCAGTCCGGCAGCACACCACGCTCAAGCCTCCACCACCCCAACTCCTCAAGGTATAAGATTTGCTTTTTGTTTATACAGAGGATGCAAGATTCTACTGCTGCCGTGTAATAAGTAGCACTTGCAGTTACAGTAGACAAGGAGCTCCGCTCTACCTCTCATCTCTCTCCCTGTCCTGGTGGTCACGGGCTGATGTTGCTGCTCCTCTCCTTCAGGATCTATCTCTTTCTCTTTGTCTCTCACCCTCTCATGGATTGACAATTGCATTCTTCCCAAATTAATGTGTGCCTCTGTTCTTGATATTACGCCCACACCATGTTTGATGTTATGCTTATGAGGAGTTGAACTTCATTTTTTTTCAGGCTTTTCTTTGGTGTATCAGGCATTCAGGCTGGTGTAATTTGTTTTCAGAAGTGAACATGTTGTACAGTCCAATATATCTACAAAAATTAAGTTATGGTGAGTTGTTCATCATGTTGCTTGCATATTTTTTGTCTAACAAGCTGGATACTTCAGTTTTGAATATAAACATTGAGTAGGTGCTCAAATATTTTGCTAATGATAGTTTCCAACTTGCTTTTTAGCAGAACTACAGAACTATTAGCAGCTTTTAATTATGTGTACTTAAAATGGATTTGGTGTCCAGGACATGTGGAGTTGAGATCAGGTTGAATTATGTGCTGATGTTCTTCGATAGTATAATTGTTCTTCTCCTTTAACATGATGCACCATTGACTTATTTTTTTAGATGCTCAAATACACAGAGTAATGACATCCTGTATGCGCTTGGACACCCAGCAGATTGAAAATATAGAAGCAAAGATATCCAATACGAGGCCACGATGCCCGACAGAGATGCAGCCAATACGCGCCCAATCTTTATTTCTTGATGTTGGAACAACAAATAAGAGCATGTTCATGTTTATTTATTATGGTTTTTTTTCGAGAAATTTTGGGGATTTACAAGCTGAAATTATTGACTGTCTGAAAAAATGTTTTAACCAAAACTGTTTGAACAATGTGCCCTGGTTCTGCATTCATGGAACTGTAAAAAAAATTGAACAAGTTCAGTCGGAGTTTTGTTCCTGTTAATATTCCATTCTTAGTGTCAGTTTCTTTCCACTTGCTCATCTTTTAATGTTGAACTATACATGTACTTATTATTAAAGTTTTGTTGTCTTCCTAAACTAATTAGATTTTTTAAGCACTACTGAACTAATTGGATGCCATCTTAAATTACCTTCCCTTTGACATTATTGTACAGATTCCTGAAACACTGTCCAGAATTCCACTGCTACAGAATTGAAATTCGATAGCACATGGTAAACCAGCTTTGATTCAGCAGGGTTATCAGCTTAGATTCGACTATTTTTAGTTCCTACAAGAGCAAATGATACGCTTATGTCAGTAGTTTTTAGATATATTCACTGGCTTCAGATTCTGCTGATGGATTTTTATGCTCTGTTCTGCTTCTAGAGCTTGTGAATGATGTTCATTGTTGTTTGAAAGATGCACTTTTTTATGCCTATATGTAAACGATGCAATTACTGGCTGAGAGATACACTTATTGGTGCTGTTCTGAAATGATGTTCATTACTGTTCTACAGATGCAGTAGACTGATGTTTATTGTTGTTTTGTTATTGTACAGAACGAGGACGGATCCAAGGTTGAGTACTGGGTGTGGAACCCCTTCAGATCCAAGTTGGCTGCTGTTGTACTCTGTGGTGTGGACAACATCTGGATTGTAAGTCTTTTTTGATGATTCCTTCCGGCGCCCTGTCATACTCATTGCTCTTCAGTTAACGAAATGAATGCACATCGGCAACACAGGCAGTAGCAGAATGGGGTATAATGAATGTTTTGTTTGAGTCTGACTGTCAAACGCTGGTTCGTGTTTCTAGATTTTCTAGCTAAGGGCTGGTTTTGTTTAGCTGGAACACAAATCACGACCAGATGTACCTATTATGACGATTTCGGGTCCGTGCTAACTATTTCTAATTTTGAAATTATTCCTCAGAACACATGATTACATTACATTACACACTGAAAAATGGTGCAAAGTGGAAGTTGGTACTAAAGCGGATAGCTCTTTTTGATCTGCACAGAAATTTCAGTAATAATATGTGCCACTCATTTTGTTACCACACTTTGTTTCCTGG from Triticum aestivum cultivar Chinese Spring chromosome 4A, IWGSC CS RefSeq v2.1, whole genome shotgun sequence harbors:
- the LOC123084722 gene encoding putative rRNA 2'-O-methyltransferase fibrillarin 3 isoform X1, whose translation is MIVSNLLFSRTTELLAAFNYVYLKWIWCPGHVELRSDAQIHRVMTSCMRLDTQQIENIEAKISNTRPRCPTEMQPIRAQSLFLDNEDGSKVEYWVWNPFRSKLAAVVLCGVDNIWIVRGITA
- the LOC123084722 gene encoding uncharacterized protein isoform X2, producing the protein MIVSNLLFSRTTELLAAFNYVYLKWIWCPGHVELRSDAQIHRVMTSCMRLDTQQIENIEAKISNTRPRCPTEMQPNEDGSKVEYWVWNPFRSKLAAVVLCGVDNIWIVRGITA